The sequence CATTTGGATAGTCTGTGGCTCATCCGAGTTTGCCATTCCTGACAATCGCTAGATCTACCTAGGTCCTTAATACAGAGTTACATACTGGTAAGTGGTTTCTATGGCTGTGGGTTCAACTTGCAATAGTTCTGAATGGCAATATTTGCTGATTCCTGTCAGGGCTGCACATGGAGAGTCGCCGCTGTCAGGTGCTGTCTTTTTTTTCTTCGTCTTCGTCACGTTCAGAACTATCAACTCATGGTTGTCTACTCTGACCACTGCCTCCTTCGTGCCTCCTGTCATATACAGGAAGACCAGAAGGCAGGCAGGGGAACATGGATGTGAAGTTGCTGAGCCCAGAGAAGGTAGAGGATCTAAAAAAGTATACTGGTTGGAGAACCGTGTTACCCTTCTTTGACTGCCCAGCGACCAAGGAGAACATCAAACGGTTCTTTATCCTCAGGTGTTTAGAGAGCAAGGCAGAGGGAACTGAGCCAACTCCAGTCTGACCTGCAGCAACTCCGACAGTTGAAAGGATTGGATATGAGAGAGGAACCAAGATTATCTTCAATTCAGAGTCTGCAGGATAAGACGTGCTCAACCTCCTTCCAAAGGGTTCACAGCAGGAACTCAGAaagagaaaaaacacaaatgctggagagactcaaacggtgcctttatgtagcaaagttgaagatacatcaccaacgtttcgggcttgagcccttcatcaaggtctgggggaacatgagagatgactGGACTCAGAAAGAGGGTGGCTCAGTCACCTCATCTGTGGGAATGGTGGCCTGACCTGCTGGAAGTACACAATGCTATGCTCCTGGCAGGTAGCAAGTCGgatatgcactttggtagaagaaataaacgggcagactattttttaaatgggaagacaattgaaaattcccagatgcaaaggcacCTGAGAAGATTGCAGGTtgattggtggtgaagaaggcaaatgcaatgctgacattcattttGAGGGGAGTTgaatacaagagcaaggatgtgtTGATGAGGCTTGAAAAGGCaaaggtgagacctcacttggagtgttgtgggcagttttgggctcctcatttaagaaaggatgtgcgaATGTTCAGGTTCAGAGGAGACGCACTAGGATGATTTTGGGAACGAAAGGGTTAACACacaaggaacatttgatggctcttggtgtGTGCTCATTAGTATTTAGGAGAATGCGGGGAAGTATCTCTTTTaaaggcatgaacagagttgaTGTAGAGAGGTTACTTCATATGGTGGGAGATTTTCGGACAAGAGGGCATGACTTTGACTGAAGAGCGTCCATTTGAACAGAGATGTAGACAAATTTATTtcgccagagggtgatgaatctggaatttgttgtcacggatagttgtggaggccaagttgttgggtgtatttaaggcagagattgatagatgcttaattagccagggtatcgaaggctatggagagaaggccaggcagtggggctgagtggggaaatggattggctcatgattgaatggctgggcagatgatgggctgaatagcctatttttgctcctgtGTCATGGATTCCATAAGGAAGGGTATCATTCCCCccctcatcttcaaacagaaggggagaaggaggatgtcaggaattAGAGACCCACATCATTGATGAATATTGACTAGCAAATTCTGTCCAAAGCAAGCCAATCGAGTCAATTCTGCCATGGGGTAGATGCTCCACCCAGACCAAACTTGCAAAGGTCCAGTCAGGAAAGTCTCTTGACAGCCTTATGTTGCTCGCAGTTACCATTGCTAGGAGAAGGCTTTCGCCCAGATATCACACACATACATGATGGACATCCTTCCCAAAGTTGGCTTTGAGGGGGTATCGGAAGTTGGATTAAACTGCTTTACACGGATGTTGTAGAACTGTCCAAATCACTGAGTGGGGAACATGCCTTCCTCCTCGAGTCTGGGGTCAGGCAGAGTTGCCCACTCTCTCCAATCTTAATTGTGTGTTGCATCAAGCCCTTTGCCGAATTCATCAGAAAGGACGAGGGCATAAGAGGGGTGTTGATGtcaggcagtggaggcactctGGTCAAGGCTTTCCAGTACATTGACCATGGTGCCATTTTCTGTGGGACACATGATCAGTCCGCAGACTGATCAGCATCTGTGGCCAGTTTGAGTCTGCATTGAgcaccagggtaaactggaagaaGAGTGAGCCAATGATCTTTGGTAACTGGACCAACCGGTCCACCATCCCTTTCAGTCAGATATGACCACCTGATggtgttggggatctggtttggagagtCTGAGGCgtgcaacaagaattggttggAGAGGATCGCAAAGGCCCAGTAGAAATTGGGTTTGTGGGCACGACGCTCCCTTTCAATAACAGGGAAGACCCTGGTCATCAGCTGCAAAGTGCTCTCGATTCTGCTGTATGTGGTGCAAAGGAAGCCCATCCCTGCACCTGGCAgtcaccagagcagtttcccaGTTTATATGGGGTTCCAAGATGGAAAGGATCAGAAGGGTTGCTGTGTACAGTGGGGCAAGGGCATACCCAACGTGGCCCTCACCctttgtgtgtggctgcatcaggctgagcCTGAATCCAAAGTACGAGGGCAACAAGTGCTGAGGTTCGACTTGTCACAGGTGTTGTGAAAGATGGGCCTGGCCCCATTGCCACACGATGTCCCAGTTAGGTGGACTTTGCTCCACCACCTACCCTCATGGAAAAGTTTTCCCAGACCAACATCTTTGACTTCTAGGTCATAAGGCAGTGGTCAGTATGGAACATTTTGCAGTCACTGAGAGGCAAGGACTTAATGGACACGGTAGGCTGGTTCCTTGAGGAGGCAGTCCACGTCATATAGTGGAATGCCTCATATCCAGTGCTCCCTCAGAAGCACCAAAACTTGGCCTgactggtggtgagaggagccctcttagtcagatccttcctggatAACTGGTATATCATCCACTATGCATGTTGCCCCTGAGACAACTGCAGTGGAGAGGAGACAGttacccacctctttgcagaatgcagattaaATAAACTGAATGTAGAagaatgcaagggtccttgtcacggcTCATTCCCAacagcagtgtgacagaggatACTGATTTCTGGGCTGTTCCTGGGGATGTATACACAGCCAATGTCCAGAATTACTGGAAGGCTATCagctcggtgaaagatgccctttggttgGCCGAaaccctgttggtctttcagcgtgTGGAGATGTCGGTGTGGGactgctgctgactggcacattccaggtgaGGGATGCTCTGAGACTTGGTGCAGCTGACTCGAGGGAGCTTGGGGGGCAGGGGAAGGACCAGAATCAAGAGTTCTTCCATTATCAAGCatcgaggggctgagaccaaggggaagagGGGTAACGACCAGATGCCACGTGGTGGTAATAGTGTAggtagaaatgaatgtaacactaagggagaaatttgatatatctgtaaattctttatttgtgtattatcaacttagagctttgataaaagataattatagtAAAGAGATGAATCTACCTATGTtgacgaaatttgagtctttgatttcctctgtacttaagaaaggttatatttcggatATGTACCAATTGTTACAAGATGCGATGAATAAAccggattgggagaaatctaaactttaatgggaaagtgatttaacttgtatttttcccgaagataattgggaggctatgtgccatgatagtgtaactaaagtgacaaatgtacaatatggaatggttaattataattttttgcatcagttatatttgactccagagaaattttaaaaatatgggtttagtaattcggattcttgttttagatgtggattatgtattggaacttttttacatgctgtctggtcttgtgttaaagtacaaccgtattagattggttttggaaaaatgatttaacattaaattgccattggacccattgattttttttgttgggatatatggtttctttgaaaggactagggttggataaatttcaaattgcatttgtacgtctagtgctgtctgtagcacaaaaatgtgtagctagtacttagaaagataatgtggagattaatataacaCGCTGGCATAATTAACTGTGAacgtattattatggaaaaaattacatgtaatttacatgataattattcattttttgttaaaatgtggtctccttatttggagtatatgaatttggaaatagtttgaaatattctttatattaactattgtttttatatttggctccccttaagggaacggctgaaggggtgggagggtgggtgggggatttttatattaaaaaaattgttcttcacttttctttgttatGTTTAACTGCAGTTTGattaaagtctttaaataaagttttcaaaaaaaaagaattgaatgATGGAAATGAATGGATATGGAACTAAGAGTGGGAAGAGACTGaatgattttccttttgtaagtaatttattgtgaataaagcccatttaaaatataaatgtgggaatacaaataaataattccctgaaagtagtgtcagAGGTAGATTGGAAttgtaaagagagcatttggTGTTTTGACCTTTATAAATAAAAGaactgagtacaggagctggggtGTTTTGTTAAAAttatagaagacattggtgaggccatgtttggaggattgtgtgcagttttggtcacctaactacaggaaggagagtaataagattgaaagtgttcggaggagatttgcaaggatgttgcagggaaaggttaaacaggtttaggCTTTATTCATGCagcattggagaatgagaggagatttgatagaggtatgcaaaattatggcgggtatagagagagagagagcaagcttttttcactgaggttgggtagagcaagaactagaggacatatgctaagggtgaaaggtgagatgtttaaagggaacattactGGGAACTTCACACTGAGCAtcatgagagtgtggaatgaactgccagaggaggtgatgaatgcaggctcaatttggacatttaagaaacatttggttaggtacatggatgggaggaaaaTAGAGCTCTATGGTCTGGATACAGACCATTGGTTCTgcacagattagatgggctgaagggcctgtttctgcactgcagTTTTCCATTATTCTAGGACTCTATGGCACAGTTCAGAACCAGAGTGGACCTCCGTTtccaccgtcccgtcacacaggtTAGAcccggagtgaagctccctccacaccatcccccaGATACTTCCTGGGCGCAGGTCAGACCCAGGGGGAAGCTCCCTCAACACCGCCCTGCCACACACTCCTTGGGCACAGGACAGACTAGGGGGAAGCTTCCGTCTACACCATCCTGCCACAAACTCCTTGGGAACAGCTCAGACCAGGGGGAAACTTCTGTCTACATAGTCCGTTCACACACTCCTGAGACACGTGTTAGTTGCAGGtcaagctccctctacactgtccagtCACACTCTCCCCGGGCAAGGGTTAGACCTAAAGTGAAGCTTCCTCAACACCATCCCTTCCCACACTCCCAGGGCACAGGTCAGACCCAGGGCAAGCTCCCTTGACATTGTCTCATCACTCACTCCTGGGTCATAGGGCAaaccagagggaagctccctctacaccatcccgTCCTGCATTCTTGTGGCATGGGTCAGACCCAGGGGAAGTTCCCTcaacatcgtcccatcacacacactccTGGGGCACGGGTCAGGCCCAGGGAAAGCTCCCTTGACAGTCTGAGCTTGTGTTCCACAGGCCGGTTGCTGTGCTGTGGTCCCATGGCTCCTCGCTCCCTGCGACAGAGACTATACCGGGGAAGGACTGCAGCTTTCCGGAGGGGGAGGCAGAAGCCCACCGTCCTGGACAGCAAGGAGAAGCAAACCTGTGGTGAGTTCTGTCTCTGCCCTCATTCTGTGGTGCCTGGAGTTAGAGTCACAACTCCTCCCCTGGGCTCACGAACCTTCCCACCGACTCGTGACCCCATCCTAGACCCATTTTTCTTCAATGCAAGTTCTGACTCACCGATCTCTCACCCCTCCATTGCCCAGGATCACTgtctcctctctcctcttctcctgTGACGTCCCACATTGCTCACTCTGTCCTCACAAGCCCTATTCACCAGATGTGGGATCAACCCATTTGCTCTCTGCCACCTTCCCTGACCTTGCACACCTTCCAAACAATTGTCCTGTTACACTCTCTTAACCCTGCGACTGTCCCATGGCCCCAGTGCTTTCCCTCCAGAGCCCTCTCCTTGGAATCTACCTGTGCTCTTCCCCACTTTCCTGCTGGGACAGGCTGGCCTCCCCAACTAGGACCACCCGCTTTTCCCTACGATCATGCTCAGCCAATCCTCCCTCATCTTTTGGGAAAGCCCCCTCCTGCGATCACCCTATTCCTGCATATTCTGAACTTGCGGGACCTACCTCCCTTTCTTCTTGTGCACGCCCCTCCCAGATCAATGTGTAGCCctcccacctcctctccccttccctcccctctctatctctcctcACCCCTTTCTCCCTCCGCTCCCCCGGCTACCTTTGGGTGACAATGCCACGCTCTCCTCCCAGTTGATGTTGCTCTCTCTTGCCAGACATCCGTCTGCGAGTGCGAGCTGAATACTGTCAGCACCAGACAGCTTTGGAAGGGAATGTGTTCTCCAACAAGCCGGGCCGTCTGGAGAGGCAGTTTGAACGCTTTGCCCAGGCCAACACCATCCTCAAGTCCCGTGACCTGGGCTCCATCATCTGTGACATCAAGTTCTCTGAGCTCACTTACCTGGACGCCTTCTGGAGGGACTACATCAATGGCTCGCTGCTTGAGGCCCTCAAGGGGGTCTTCATCACCGACTCCCTCAAGCAGGCTGTGGGACACGAGGCCATCAAATTGCTGGTCAACGTTGACGAGGACGACTACACAGCTGGCCGGCAGCGGCTGCTGCACAACCTCATGCTGCAACATGGACCCTGAGGGGGACAGCGCTGGGTCAAGAGGAGGGCGGGTCCTTCCCAGAATGGGCATCCCCCCACACCACTCACTGGGAGAGGGGGCAGAAGTCCGAAGTTCTCCCTCATAACCCCCTCCAGAAATTTCACTCCCTCATTCTCCACCACCCTCTCCATGCCAGTCTCTCCATCAATCTTCCCCTCTTTCACTCTCTGTCCAGCCCTCTCTAGTCTATTGCTTTCTGTCCAGCCCTTGTCCTCACTCTGTCCAGCCCTCTTcccccatccatctctctctcagtctgtctctttctctttgaccATCCCTCTCTTTGTGAGTCAGAGCCGCAGCTCCCCAGGGCTTCAGATCCTTCCCACTGACTCGCGACCCCTTCCTGATCCCGACTTCCTCCAGCGCCTGTCCCGATTCACTGATCTCTCCTCCAGGGTTGGAGAGGGGGGACACATTGATACTGGGAGGGGAGTgcacagggtgatcccagggtgtgtCAGAGAGTAAGGGAGGTAGGTCTCTCAAGTTGAGAGTGTGCAGGTATAGGGCAAtcccagggtggtggggggggggggggcctttccACACAAGGTGGAAGGGGATTGGCCTAGCACGATTGGACAGAAAAGGGGAAGTCCCACGAGAAGAAAATGGAGAGGTCAGCCTATCCCAGCAGGGCAGCGGGGAAGGGCACAGGTCAATCCCAGGGAGGGGGCCCTGGGGTGGGGGAGCGCAGGGACCAGGGTCAAGAGAGTAATGGGACAATTGTTTGGAGGGTGTGCGGGGTCGGGGAAGATGGCGGGGAGCATATGGATTGATCCCATGTTGGAGGAATGGGGCTTGAGGACAGAGCGAGCAATGTGGGACATCGCAGGTgaagtggggggagaggaggcagTGGTCCTGGATGGTGGAAGGGTGAGAGGTCGATGAGTCAGGACTGGTGTTGGAGGCAGATGGGACCAGGGGTGGGGGATGGTCGAGCCAGTGGGAAAGTCCTGGAGCCCGGGAAAGGAGTTGAGGTTCTGACTCCAGACACAATAGAGCGAAGGCAGAGACAGAACTTACCACAGGTTTGCACTCGGTCTGCTCCCACCCTCTAAGTCCCCCTCCCTCTTGGTTcgttctccccctccaccctctcagTCTGCTCTCCTGCCTtattggtctctctctctctctctctctctctctctctctctctctctctctctctctctctttcccttccccttccccccccccaccgtcttgGTCTGtcctcctccctttctcccctccctccaccattgcGTAGATGTGTTCTGCTCCTCATTGCCCTGACTCATGCATCTGAGGTAGTTGAAGTGTTATTCCATTGGAGTTGAGAGCAGGGAGGAAGCAGGGCTCCagcagtgttgggagggtggagagagccCTGCTTGCAGATGGCATCCAACACGAAGGGCACAGCTGTGGGAGCCAGgagtcctctgttctgcagtcacTCCCTCGATTATTCACGTGATGTTATGGAAATAATCAGAACTGTGAATTGATCTTTTCTGTGAGAATCTCTTCCCATCCCCATCGTAATCCGTCCAAAGGACAGGAGAAGAGTTGAGGTGTCAGGCACAGAGAAACAAGTCCATACTGTCCCATTGCACACTCCCTGAGCACAGTGAAGTTTTCTTTACGTCGTCCTGTTAAACACTTCTGAGTCTTGAGTCAGATCCATGGGGAAGCTCCcttcacaccgtcccatcacacattctgggGCATGGGTCAGACCCGGGGAGAGCTCCctcaacactgtcccatcacacacttccggggTACGAGTCAGACCCGGGGGAAGCTCCCTCTAcgctatcccatcacacactcccagggcacagGTCAGACCCTCGGGTACTTCCCTCTACATCATTCTGTTTCACATTCCTGGGGCACGGGTCAAACCCGAGGAAAgccctacactgtcccatcacacacttccagggcaCGGGTCAGACCGGGGGGAAGTTCCCTCTAcgctatcccatcacacactcccagggcacagGTCAGACCCTCGGGTATTTCCCTCTACATCATTCTGTTTCACATTCCTGGGGCACGGGTCAAACCCGAGGAAAgccctacactgtcccatcacacacttccagggcaCGGGTCAGACCGGggggaagctccctctacactgtcccatcacacactccgcaGCACTGGTCAGTCCCAAAGTGAAACTTCCTctgcactatcccatcacacattcacgTGGCGCAGGTCAGACCCGGGGGAGCtccatctgcaccatcctgtcGCACACTTCCGGGGCACAGGTCAGACCCAGGTTGATTTCCCTCTACATCATCCTATTACACACTCCCGTGGCATAGGTCAGACATAGAATGACGACTCCTCTACACTGTCCTGTCATGTAAGAGTGTTTGTGACCTGGTTGACTTGCTTTTGGATCAGAATGAATGTTCAACCTGAATTTGAGCAGAAACCTTTCCAAAGGCGTGCATTTTCCAAAGATGTGGTCTGGTTGGGACTACCAGTGGTCTGCGACTTCACATCGGTTGAACCTCTCATCAGTTACCCCTGGGGGTGGTAGGGCGGTGCAGCTGTCGATGTTGACGGTGAGTTGAGAATGTGTCAGTTATTGGAATCCTTGGTAACTGAATTTATCTCAGCTTGTATGGATCTGTCTCTGAAACTGAGTGGCCTCCTGTCCCCATGTAATAGGTGGAAGGGGGCTTCAAGGACTTCTGTCCTGTGTACAGGCTGGTGAGGAGCTTTACAGCCACCTGAACATTAACAGACTTGGGGTGGGGGATCTTTCTGTACTCACATAGCAGGTTTGAGGGGCAGCAGTTttgagaggggctgaatggccaccTCCTGTCATGTAATAGGTTGGGAGAGGGGTTGAGTGGCCTCCTGTCATGAAACatttgaggggctgaatggcctgttcttcTTAAGAAGCTGACTGGCTGACCGTTCCTATGCGTGCATGCCCAAGGCTTGATCCCACCTGAATGGTTTCCTGTTCTGCAGCCCAAACACTGCCCCATCTCCTGGGAGAGACTGTGGAGTGACCCCTCTGGATCTGCCTGTACCTTCCAGTAAGGGCATCTCAAGGAACTGCTGGAGAGAAGATCAGGGAATCCAGGATGCGTGTGCCAGAAGTGAAGTTCAGTTGGGCAGAAGGTGGTGGAGCAGCTTCCCTGGACTAAGAATGTCAGCTCCCACCCAGAGtcatcctggaccctggcactcGGGAGGCAACTCGCGCTAAGATTcgataaagtacttgcatggctcCAGAATGCTCGGCCCCAATCAAGTCTGATAAACTCTCAGAAATATTTATGTGGAGCCAGTTCTGCCAACTTCTCCAGCTCTgtgcctctctcccctttccccctgtcTCCAGCATTCACTCCCCACTTGCATCTTCCCACCTTTCCTgttctatccatgtccaattattacCCTTTACCTGTAGGTCAGTGCTCCCTATGCTCTTTCTTTCCAGCCTTTGAATTCAAGCACATGCCTGCTTTGCTTTTACTCAAAGCTGAAGAAGGGCTCTGATCCAAGATGCCGGTTAGatttctttacctcctgtggacaccaCAAGACCttctgagctcctccagtattttgtCTTTACTACAATCGCGGCATCTCCAGACTTTCATTTTTTACCTGACCATGTTTGGAAGGGATGGGATGGAAGAAAGCTGAGCACCTGGTATGTTCCCCATGCCTGACATGTGAACGCTCCCAGGGCAAGGACAAGCCAGGACCCTGGGGCAGATTCCTCTGCTGGCTGTCTTTTCTGCTGTCACTGGGAGGGGTGGGGCGGGAGGAGGGTTGGTGTTGGATTCTGGAAATGGGGCCTGACTAAGTGatattggaaatcagaaataTTATCCAGAAAGAGTAGCAGAGCCCTTGGAAAAATAAGTGGGCAGAAGTAATGCAGGTCTGAAAGAGATGTGTGAACAAGTATTTACAGCGAGAGCTGATTGGATGCGTTTGAGCTTTGAGGAGAGCTGGGTGAAATCAGCATCAAACAAGAGGCAGGGAGGATCATAGATTGCAATTACAGTCACGATCACTCTGGGTACAAGGAAGGCAGGTGGTGCAGGTTCCCCAGTGGGTAACAAGTTAACAGCTTTGGATAccgatgtgggggagggggtggaggaggaggggggaaatgACCCATCAGATATCGTGCCAGCAACTAAGTTATCGGGGTCACAACGGGCTCCAAGGCTCACCAGGGAATGATGGTTAGATTGAGCGATGGTTAGAGAGGCGACTCCATGGTCAGGCACAGATTTTTTATGGCTACATATTCCAGGACAGTGTgtggcctccctggtgccagggtccaggatgtctcTTGAGTAGGAACTGACATTCTGAGAGGGGAAGGCGAGCAGCTGGATGTCACGGTCCATATTGGgatcaatgacatgggtaggagggGGTacgtggtcctgcagaatgagttcAGGTCTCTGGGATTGGAACCTCAGGATAatctgtgccatgtgctagtgggGCTAGGAACAggaagatggtgcaggagggagggattCCTATATTTGGATCATTGGACAGGTGGCACCTGTACAAGAGTAGCTGGATGGAGACAATATCGTCACGGGGAGATTCACTCAAGCTTGTGGAGATGGTGGGCCCACAAGTGGAGGGGATGAGTCACAGCtgcttattttaatgcaaggagtattgtgggGAGGGCAATGAGCCTGGATTGGTGCTTGGAATCATGATGGGGCCGTTGCAGAGATGATGCAGGATGTTCCTGGGTCTTGCTGTTGGAGATGGGATGGAGAAGGAGGTGGAGGCATAGCATTGCTAATCAGGGAGAATTCACAGCTGCACTCAGAGAGGACCAAATAATGGGAGGGGCAGAGCAGGGGGAGGTCAGAAATAAGAAAGGCCATCGATCTGAGAGGGCTACACTGCAGGATCAGATCTCTGGACAGATTATAAAAAGTTGCAATAGGGTTGTCgcagtgggagattttaatttcccctAACATTGACC comes from Narcine bancroftii isolate sNarBan1 chromosome 5, sNarBan1.hap1, whole genome shotgun sequence and encodes:
- the dedd gene encoding death effector domain-containing protein isoform X1, encoding MAADGRRSGQQWPEEQLSQQHGLHSLHRMFQIVGAQLTHRDVRVLSFLFVDVIADYERGLIRSGRDFFLALERQGRCDETNFQHVLQLLRIITRHDLLPYVTLKRRKTVSPDPVDKYLEQNSVTYVMPRSLAAEGGAEPNKPGRLLCCGPMAPRSLRQRLYRGRTAAFRRGRQKPTVLDSKEKQTCDIRLRVRAEYCQHQTALEGNVFSNKPGRLERQFERFAQANTILKSRDLGSIICDIKFSELTYLDAFWRDYINGSLLEALKGVFITDSLKQAVGHEAIKLLVNVDEDDYTAGRQRLLHNLMLQHGP
- the dedd gene encoding death effector domain-containing protein isoform X2, which codes for MRPTSSTCCSSCASSLVTICCPTSHSRGARLCRQIPWTNTWSRILLPTSCRGAWLLKEEQSQTNQAGCCAVVPWLLAPCDRDYTGEGLQLSGGGGRSPPSWTARRSKPVTSVCECELNTVSTRQLWKGMCSPTSRAVWRGSLNALPRPTPSSSPVTWAPSSVTSSSLSSLTWTPSGGTTSMARCLRPSRGSSSPTPSSRLWDTRPSNCWSTLTRTTTQLAGSGCCTTSCCNMDPEGDSAGSRGGRVLPRMGIPPHHSLGEGAEVRSSPS